One genomic segment of Hordeum vulgare subsp. vulgare chromosome 2H, MorexV3_pseudomolecules_assembly, whole genome shotgun sequence includes these proteins:
- the LOC123428530 gene encoding zinc finger protein zpr1-like: MASSGEDRGVVVDIRSAAESAGDDGARDAPLHVVESLCMRCGENGTTRILLTLIPHFREVVLMAFECPHCGERNNEVQFAGQLQPKGCCYTLEVPKGQPEVLNRQVVKSDSATIKIPELDFEIPPEAQRGTLSTVEGSIMRAVSELEALQDERKKVDPQKAEAIEQFLVKLRSLGSGEAAFTFILDDASGNSFIENPNAPSPDPLLSLRFYERTYEQQAALGFLAEPTKESGDSSQDASTVEGNSGGPQRIPHGSVGAVAGRRAIAQGNSDEITAALCRYSAPEEVDTLPSTCAACATECVTRFFSTKIPYFREVIVMATSCDVCGYRNSELKPGGEIPAKGKKTTLTVRSVKDLSRDVIKSDSAAVSVPELELELSSGTLGGIVTTVEGLIVKICEALERVHGFQLGDSTYEWKKKKWDGFTERLAKLLNLEEPWTLILDDALAASFIAPATDSLEDDKQLTIEEYERSWEQNEELGLNDMDTSSADMAYNTTSAS; encoded by the exons ATGGCAAGCTCCGGCGAGGACAGGGGCGTGGTGGTGGACATCCGGTCCGCGGCGGAGTCGGCGGGCGACGACGGCGCGCGCGACGCGCCGCTCCACGTGGTCGAGTCCCTCTGCATGCGCTGCGGCGAGAAC GGCACGACGAGGATACTGCTCACTCTGATCCCGCACTTCCGGGAG GTTGTTCTGATGGCTTTCGAGTGCCCGCATTGCGGCGAAAG GAACAacgaggttcagtttgctgggcaGCTCCAGCCAAAGGGATGCTGCTACACTTTGGAAGTCCCCAAGGGGCAGCCCGAG GTACTGAACCGGCAAGTTGTGAAATCTGATTCAGCAACTATCAAG ATTCCAGAACTAGACTTTGAGATTCCTCCAGAAGCTCAACGTGGAACACTTTCAACA GTGGAAGGGAGCATTATGCGAGCTGTTAGTGAGTTAGAAGCACTTCAGGATGAAAGAAAG AAAGTGGATCCTCAAAAGGCTGAAGCTATTGAACAGTTCTTAGTAAAATTGAGATCTCTTGGATCAGGGGAAGCTGCTTTTACCTTTATTCTTGATGATGCTTCTGGTAACAGCTTCATCGAGAACCC GAATGCACCTTCACCAGATCCTTTATTATCTTTGAGATTCTATGAGAGGACATATGAACAACAAGCAGCACTCGGTTTTCTTGCTGAACCAACCAAAGAATCTGGAGACTCTTCTCAGGATGCTTCAACAGTAGAAGGAAACTCTGGTGGGCCGCAAAGGATTCCACATGGTTCAGTTGGAGCTGTTGCAGGTCGCCGTGCTATCGCTCAGGGAAACTCTGATGAAATTACTGCAGCGCTTTGTAGATATTCAGCACCAGAAGAG GTTGATACTTTACCATCAACATGTGCGGCATGTGCTACTGAGTGTGTCACACGATTCTTTTCTACAA AAATCCCATATTTCCGAGAGGTGATTGTTATGGCTACATCATGTGATGTGTGCGGCTATCGCAACTCAGAG TTGAAGCCTGGTGGTGAAATCCCAGCTAAAGGAAAGAAAACAACACTGACCGTGCGAAGCGTAAAAGATCTTAGTCGTGATGTCATAAAG TCAGATTCAGCAGCAGTTAGTGTACCTGAACTTGAGTTGGAGCTGTCAAGCGGAACACTGGGTGGCATTGTCACAACAGTTGAAGGTTTAATTGTGAAAATATGCGAGG CACTGGAGAGAGTTCATGGATTCCAGTTGGGTGACAGTACATATgaatggaagaagaagaaatgggaTGGTTTCACAGAGAGATTAGCAAAG CTTCTAAATCTAGAAGAGCCATGGACTTTAATTCTTGATGATGCATTGGCGGCTTCATTTATTGCTCCAGCGACAGATTCGCTAGAAGATGATAAACAGCTAACAA TTGAGGAGTATGAGAGGAGCTGGGAGCAAAACGAGGAGCTGGGCTTGAATGACATGGACACGTCCTCTGCGGACATGGCCTACAACACCACGAGCGCGTCATAA